A region from the Stygiolobus caldivivus genome encodes:
- the nrfD gene encoding NrfD/PsrC family molybdoenzyme membrane anchor subunit, whose product MGLFTAPTPQPYGVQSPIIQINQYPVWGEEVALALYFTEVAGMLMAILGVLEYTGKYPSMAKKGGPVAFVSTILAFAFFAYDLGRPLAGVSAPLEALANFYNSWMARGIIFVSGLLLFSLLYTISVLFSVKKVWLRVTFATLGMLFGLFSTVYSGFELAATTGIPFWNNAGLPVLFLAGGVFVGAGIGYVLAFFTKGDEGVMARRLMAKLLAFSGIAELVSWFLFLATVNYINVFDEVAYDYLLSQATFYADLILSGLAVLISGVGYLFSGPYLAVLFNPSLKGQKALGGETKPADLPSALKYAILVAAIFAIVAAFLTRADILFAGQYAYQTAPQTPFQIVSNQPIPIGSFGWRG is encoded by the coding sequence ATGGGGTTATTTACAGCTCCGACACCGCAGCCATATGGCGTACAATCGCCAATAATCCAGATAAATCAGTACCCTGTATGGGGAGAAGAAGTGGCACTGGCCCTTTACTTTACTGAAGTCGCCGGGATGCTAATGGCGATCCTCGGAGTTTTGGAATACACTGGCAAATATCCTTCAATGGCTAAGAAGGGAGGGCCTGTAGCTTTTGTATCTACTATCTTAGCATTTGCCTTCTTTGCATACGACTTAGGAAGACCTCTAGCTGGAGTTTCAGCCCCCCTAGAGGCTTTAGCTAATTTTTACAACTCGTGGATGGCTAGGGGCATAATCTTCGTCAGCGGACTGCTGTTATTTTCGCTCCTATACACTATTTCAGTTCTATTTTCCGTTAAAAAAGTATGGCTGAGAGTTACTTTCGCAACACTTGGTATGTTGTTCGGGCTGTTCTCTACAGTATATAGTGGCTTCGAGCTGGCAGCTACTACAGGTATACCGTTCTGGAATAACGCTGGTCTGCCCGTACTATTTTTGGCAGGAGGAGTATTTGTAGGTGCAGGTATAGGGTATGTACTTGCTTTCTTTACTAAAGGTGATGAGGGGGTAATGGCTAGGAGGTTAATGGCCAAGCTGTTAGCTTTCTCGGGGATAGCAGAACTGGTCTCTTGGTTTCTATTCCTAGCCACGGTAAATTACATTAACGTCTTTGATGAGGTAGCATATGATTACCTGCTCTCCCAAGCTACTTTCTACGCAGACCTAATACTTTCTGGTCTTGCAGTGTTAATATCTGGTGTTGGGTACCTATTCTCTGGGCCTTATCTGGCTGTATTATTTAACCCTTCATTAAAGGGGCAGAAAGCTTTAGGAGGGGAGACTAAACCAGCAGACCTCCCTAGTGCATTAAAGTATGCTATCTTAGTAGCAGCAATATTTGCGATAGTTGCCGCATTCTTAACTAGGGCTGATATTCTGTTTGCTGGCCAATATGCTTACCAGACTGCTCCTCAAACTCCATTCCAGATCGTGAGTAACCAGCCTATACCTATAGGTAGTTTCGGTTGGAGAGGTTAA
- a CDS encoding twin-arginine translocation signal domain-containing protein, whose amino-acid sequence MSNLKLTRRDFLKVSGVTAAATAILLNSGSIASKLFNSQEEGYHYTLNYPSDEVVYGNCFQCLGRCSLEIVRTPTGFPRFITGTIGWHINDGGVCPRGASDVYYYFAPARLRFPLIRAGDRGSGKWMAIDYDTAIDIIVNGASAPSWSKIGLNPQQLGVGNFPGLKTIRETNPHALAYFQGRDQLVPGIDAGFFAGNFGTANAGAHGGFCSMNVYTAGVYVTGAPVWEYAGPDEERAQYFILAGLAGDHFPNWMRRIIARIRENGGKVVTIAPERFGFYSVSDEHLFVNPATDGALAMGWIRVLVDFHYYVYKAYLSSNGQGSQVLNPQTLQPVSPAYDTSSGQLIMQTITPSGQVVQLPQLGDIPSTAVFPHIDEEFLRYYTNLSWLVIVNPNPQNGDCLDPSDPSADNNVGLHLRMPVQNKQYVSAHPWLEAIMGSDGNVYSYVDTPWQNNVMPILTLDELPQNMQSQIVQVPYKLKNGQTVKVPAIQVTVPKALGSSDTITVTVTTAFELLRAELLNYDPYTPSGQTPQYGALSVAEVTGIPHTTVVRIANEIATTAFQKSIYEPVKWIDYLGRFHDHVVGRPVSIYFMRGLAGHANGFMSAAAMYYLVLMVGAWDNPGADLYKYPYPHYFPGVAVPPHPLANTPTIDPDIANATSGMTLSNPKTRSGFLKTEYIYNDGTVDIKSVKIVGAGPYGFPDGPDDLVIYKNGRPLLVDRGYSWELPLTTQRSISAVAYTAYLMNKYPNMVVPYKVQAMLWYITAPYWNNAYSLTDILQKVTEKDQNGNYVVPFNISVDLFMQETDNVVDLVIPDLSFLEIYGFHSIYDRPTSLPQGPSDSLNWPVLPAMYPVLSNGDFMLTLAWILRIYPKQGDTIDPTKCPHYTTQDPVTGLPLVSPVTIHDPVTGTPILQQGQPGMISTGMYILKSGTLLAGYGDNFQYILANDKGSPTPNPQQLKLYASFVPNGANQQDIINQILNSVPQGQTFSTATTYKISASQRSSGIEHYFRVPVQFQPGLQQMLEDIINTYAQGKMTIDEINPGYVKVGKGGAVYVLPPSIRYMRNVNMFYFLGWGKFMPGGYGGIGLPFVHRIYLEYLQKFRLAAAGKWTGYNAAYYYYYTLTGNTSFLIRSVLPNDSYGQALSKTILDYHRPFGGYYPPPAWNSDITPDGIDLNEYPLTFFVRRHDRTYHTWSFNVPWLMAIMPYTPIMLSSADPYVQSMGIKSGDFVQFEAINEPWSGGLRTTLTGIAFLDNATRPGAAWVIVSSQALPGFRGMTSESPQVKYSVLNNWANILYMPESRGGKLSPQTDGAYPVMYLDPITGQTAWHDSRIKIVGVASGATKVQVTANKFTYMGQDFSNQDILTVIMNQLGGQINVSGTSNGAPFAQPVDVPHLRFDANNMQNTSIWSFVAPYSLAQNNYQLGNYKIRYGFAGEPTS is encoded by the coding sequence ATGAGTAATTTAAAGCTGACGAGGAGGGACTTTTTAAAAGTAAGCGGAGTCACGGCAGCGGCTACTGCCATACTCCTTAATTCAGGGTCGATAGCTAGTAAATTATTTAACTCGCAAGAAGAAGGTTATCACTATACGCTGAATTACCCTTCTGACGAAGTAGTTTACGGTAACTGTTTCCAGTGTCTGGGCAGGTGCTCTCTAGAGATAGTGAGAACCCCTACCGGTTTTCCGAGGTTCATAACGGGGACAATAGGCTGGCATATAAACGACGGCGGTGTATGCCCAAGGGGAGCATCTGATGTTTATTACTATTTTGCTCCAGCTAGGCTAAGGTTCCCGTTAATCAGAGCCGGTGACAGAGGTTCGGGTAAATGGATGGCTATAGATTACGACACGGCGATCGATATAATAGTCAACGGTGCGAGTGCCCCGAGCTGGAGTAAGATAGGCCTCAACCCACAGCAACTAGGTGTAGGTAACTTCCCTGGCTTAAAAACGATAAGGGAGACCAACCCCCACGCATTAGCCTATTTCCAAGGAAGAGACCAGTTAGTCCCGGGCATAGATGCAGGTTTCTTCGCAGGTAATTTCGGGACAGCTAACGCAGGTGCCCACGGTGGGTTCTGTTCAATGAATGTCTATACAGCAGGAGTATATGTCACCGGGGCACCCGTATGGGAGTACGCTGGACCGGATGAAGAAAGAGCACAGTATTTCATACTCGCTGGGCTAGCCGGAGACCATTTCCCTAACTGGATGAGAAGGATAATAGCTAGAATTAGAGAAAATGGAGGAAAAGTGGTAACTATAGCCCCTGAAAGGTTTGGGTTCTATTCAGTCTCAGATGAGCACTTATTCGTTAACCCGGCAACTGATGGAGCATTGGCAATGGGTTGGATAAGAGTATTAGTTGACTTTCATTACTATGTGTATAAAGCATATTTATCAAGCAACGGGCAAGGTTCTCAAGTCTTAAACCCGCAGACCTTACAGCCCGTTTCCCCCGCATATGATACGTCTTCCGGTCAACTGATAATGCAGACAATAACTCCCAGCGGACAAGTTGTACAACTACCCCAATTAGGCGATATCCCCTCTACTGCCGTATTCCCTCATATAGATGAGGAGTTCCTCAGATACTACACTAACTTATCTTGGTTAGTAATAGTAAATCCGAATCCACAAAACGGTGACTGTTTAGACCCCAGCGACCCCAGTGCGGATAATAACGTAGGGTTGCACCTCAGGATGCCCGTCCAAAATAAACAATATGTATCAGCTCATCCGTGGCTGGAAGCCATAATGGGTTCAGACGGTAACGTTTACTCATATGTTGATACTCCTTGGCAGAACAACGTAATGCCGATCCTGACATTAGACGAATTACCTCAAAATATGCAATCTCAAATAGTGCAAGTCCCCTATAAACTAAAGAACGGACAAACAGTTAAAGTCCCTGCTATACAAGTCACAGTTCCTAAAGCATTAGGTTCAAGTGATACGATAACCGTGACCGTGACTACCGCCTTCGAGCTCTTGAGGGCTGAACTCCTGAACTACGACCCTTACACTCCGAGCGGACAAACACCGCAATACGGTGCCCTAAGTGTAGCAGAGGTAACCGGTATACCCCATACCACGGTAGTGAGGATTGCTAATGAGATTGCAACTACGGCATTTCAGAAGTCCATATACGAGCCGGTAAAGTGGATCGACTATCTGGGTAGGTTCCATGACCACGTCGTCGGGAGACCTGTGTCGATATACTTTATGAGGGGCTTGGCAGGCCATGCAAACGGTTTCATGAGTGCAGCCGCGATGTATTATCTAGTGCTAATGGTCGGTGCATGGGACAACCCAGGTGCTGACCTCTATAAGTACCCATATCCACATTACTTCCCTGGAGTTGCTGTCCCACCTCACCCCTTAGCTAATACTCCGACAATTGACCCTGATATAGCAAATGCAACTAGCGGAATGACATTAAGTAACCCCAAGACTAGGTCAGGCTTCTTAAAGACCGAATATATATACAATGACGGCACTGTAGATATCAAGAGCGTAAAGATAGTAGGAGCCGGTCCCTACGGGTTCCCAGATGGGCCGGATGACCTCGTGATATACAAGAACGGCAGACCCCTTCTGGTAGATAGGGGATATAGCTGGGAGTTGCCGTTAACTACTCAGCGCTCTATTTCAGCAGTTGCCTATACAGCGTATTTAATGAATAAGTATCCAAATATGGTAGTCCCGTATAAAGTCCAGGCAATGCTATGGTATATTACCGCACCATACTGGAATAACGCCTATTCATTAACAGACATATTACAGAAAGTCACGGAGAAAGACCAGAACGGTAACTACGTAGTCCCATTTAACATTAGTGTGGACTTGTTTATGCAGGAGACCGATAACGTGGTAGACCTTGTCATCCCAGACTTGTCCTTCCTCGAAATATACGGTTTCCATTCGATATATGACAGACCCACGAGCCTCCCTCAAGGTCCGTCAGACTCCCTCAACTGGCCCGTATTGCCCGCGATGTACCCCGTACTATCTAACGGGGATTTCATGCTGACACTAGCTTGGATCCTCAGGATATACCCGAAACAAGGTGACACCATCGACCCTACAAAATGTCCTCACTACACGACTCAAGACCCAGTAACCGGGCTACCACTGGTGAGCCCGGTAACTATTCACGACCCAGTAACCGGCACCCCAATATTACAACAAGGGCAGCCGGGAATGATATCCACTGGGATGTACATATTAAAGTCCGGTACATTATTAGCAGGGTACGGTGACAATTTCCAGTACATATTGGCTAATGATAAGGGTTCGCCAACACCCAATCCCCAACAACTGAAGTTATATGCCTCATTTGTACCTAACGGGGCTAACCAGCAGGACATCATTAACCAGATACTGAATAGTGTACCTCAAGGACAAACTTTCTCTACCGCGACAACTTATAAGATCTCAGCTAGCCAGAGGTCTTCTGGTATCGAACATTACTTCAGGGTCCCAGTCCAGTTCCAGCCCGGGCTACAGCAGATGTTAGAAGACATAATAAACACATACGCTCAGGGAAAGATGACGATAGACGAGATAAACCCGGGATATGTTAAGGTAGGAAAAGGCGGTGCAGTTTACGTCTTACCACCCTCTATCAGGTACATGAGAAATGTCAACATGTTCTACTTCCTTGGCTGGGGTAAGTTCATGCCGGGTGGATACGGAGGAATAGGGTTACCTTTCGTGCATAGGATATACCTAGAGTATCTACAGAAGTTTAGACTGGCTGCTGCAGGTAAATGGACTGGGTATAATGCAGCTTACTATTACTACTATACTTTAACCGGCAATACGAGCTTCTTAATAAGGAGTGTTTTACCCAATGATTCTTACGGCCAAGCACTATCCAAGACGATACTAGACTACCATAGACCCTTCGGCGGTTATTATCCTCCGCCAGCATGGAACTCTGATATCACGCCTGACGGTATCGACCTCAACGAATACCCGTTAACATTCTTTGTCAGGAGACACGATAGGACATATCATACTTGGTCGTTCAATGTCCCGTGGCTGATGGCTATTATGCCCTATACGCCAATTATGTTAAGTTCGGCTGACCCTTACGTACAGAGCATGGGGATTAAATCGGGTGACTTCGTCCAGTTCGAGGCAATTAATGAACCTTGGTCAGGCGGGCTGAGGACCACACTAACCGGAATTGCATTCTTAGATAACGCCACTAGGCCTGGAGCGGCGTGGGTAATAGTGTCTTCCCAAGCGTTACCGGGCTTCAGGGGTATGACTAGTGAGTCACCGCAAGTTAAGTACAGCGTCTTAAACAACTGGGCTAATATCTTATATATGCCTGAGTCGAGAGGTGGAAAGCTATCCCCTCAAACAGACGGGGCGTATCCGGTAATGTACCTAGACCCGATAACTGGACAAACCGCTTGGCACGACAGTAGGATTAAAATTGTAGGAGTAGCCAGCGGAGCCACTAAAGTGCAAGTAACAGCTAACAAATTCACGTACATGGGACAAGACTTTTCAAACCAAGATATCCTCACTGTGATAATGAACCAGCTTGGTGGGCAAATTAACGTTAGTGGGACGTCTAATGGAGCTCCCTTCGCCCAGCCCGTCGATGTACCACATTTGAGATTTGACGCAAACAATATGCAGAATACTTCCATATGGAGCTTTGTGGCCCCGTATTCACTGGCGCAAAACAACTACCAATTAGGTAACTACAAGATAAGGTACGGTTTCGCAGGTGAACCCACAAGTTAG
- a CDS encoding tetratricopeptide repeat protein produces the protein MELEELISQGKYEEALKQITGGDEESRLTRAFILIKAKKYEEALHELKAIGRSEANYLRFEAYRALGKDKEAEEEIKEGISKSPYNHVLYYTLADYQFSLGKLKEALENINKALEIMPLSYDYKYLKARILFALDEYEDAIIYLNDVLALNPKDVEARLMKALCYYNVGLKMDALSEVNKAIDLKKDDPTLHALKGKIYYETGFYKLALSEYKTAYRLNPNNSDYSYQVSLCYYVLSLNQDALMFIDKALALDPENPQYLVLKARIMKALGDISTARVFAEKAVNVDQKMKSQLEDILF, from the coding sequence GTGGAATTAGAAGAATTAATATCACAAGGTAAGTATGAGGAAGCATTAAAGCAAATAACTGGGGGAGACGAAGAGTCAAGACTAACTAGGGCATTCATATTAATTAAGGCCAAAAAATATGAGGAAGCTTTGCATGAGTTGAAAGCTATAGGTAGGAGTGAGGCAAACTACCTTAGATTTGAGGCATATAGAGCACTGGGTAAAGATAAGGAAGCTGAAGAGGAAATAAAGGAAGGGATAAGTAAGTCTCCATATAATCATGTTCTATACTATACTCTTGCAGACTACCAGTTCAGTTTAGGTAAACTGAAAGAGGCTTTAGAGAATATAAATAAAGCGCTTGAAATAATGCCTCTAAGCTATGATTATAAGTACCTAAAGGCTAGAATACTCTTCGCTTTAGATGAATATGAAGACGCAATTATTTATCTTAATGATGTCTTAGCACTAAACCCTAAAGATGTAGAAGCTAGACTAATGAAAGCCTTATGTTATTATAATGTTGGCCTAAAGATGGACGCTCTATCGGAGGTTAATAAAGCAATAGACCTCAAGAAAGATGACCCGACATTGCATGCATTAAAGGGGAAAATTTATTATGAGACTGGTTTCTACAAACTGGCTTTATCCGAATATAAGACAGCGTATAGGCTAAACCCGAATAACTCAGACTACTCTTATCAGGTTTCATTATGTTACTACGTTTTATCCCTAAACCAAGACGCATTAATGTTCATAGATAAAGCTCTGGCTCTGGATCCTGAAAACCCCCAATACCTTGTCCTTAAAGCTAGGATAATGAAAGCACTAGGAGACATTTCAACAGCTAGAGTGTTCGCAGAGAAAGCTGTTAATGTAGACCAGAAAATGAAGAGCCAGCTAGAAGATATTTTATTTTAA
- a CDS encoding DUF2299 domain-containing protein, which translates to MVADSQIYDWFTELGMKVEKIASGNFYFHITIAPPIGEGVKVSIIRTNPNSTYYIVTTVVDLDLNKIKKEPSLLRNIKRELMRMNVEFFLLPPDAEVPKSIQIAKIVFIDGLTKNEMLNVVELVKNSAYLTLSWLEGP; encoded by the coding sequence GTGGTAGCGGATTCCCAGATATATGACTGGTTTACAGAGTTAGGGATGAAAGTAGAGAAAATAGCTAGCGGTAACTTTTATTTTCATATTACAATAGCACCGCCTATCGGTGAAGGCGTTAAAGTCTCAATTATCAGGACTAACCCTAATTCTACATATTATATAGTTACTACAGTAGTAGACCTTGACTTAAATAAAATAAAAAAGGAACCTTCACTACTTAGGAACATAAAGAGAGAGCTAATGAGGATGAACGTAGAATTCTTCCTGCTCCCACCCGATGCTGAAGTCCCGAAGTCAATACAGATAGCCAAAATAGTTTTCATAGACGGTCTAACCAAGAACGAAATGCTTAACGTAGTGGAGCTAGTTAAAAACTCAGCGTACTTGACTCTGAGCTGGCTTGAAGGTCCTTAA
- a CDS encoding TorD/DmsD family molecular chaperone — MSLSTLDQASLRFLLYDLFSTLFYYNFHEEDYTKMREKLEKVSSLGIDKDAVDVGRIKDVVLNSAKSELLIEYSTLFLTGLGVKPLTPVESKRFFSLMGEKVASFRYNDILRFLRSRNVRLNYMLGEFQPEPDNIVTILAFMSVLIKEEITILQKGGDIYKNRADQRNFFTTHIYSWIPDWANDVINDKRANIYRVVCEELRKWLEVEREYLIGEGN; from the coding sequence ATGTCACTCTCTACCTTAGACCAAGCCTCATTACGGTTTTTACTTTATGACCTTTTTTCAACACTTTTCTATTATAACTTTCACGAAGAGGACTATACTAAGATGAGGGAAAAACTAGAGAAAGTGTCCTCTCTAGGGATAGATAAGGATGCCGTTGATGTAGGACGCATAAAGGACGTGGTGCTCAACTCTGCAAAGTCTGAGTTATTGATAGAATATTCTACACTGTTTTTGACCGGTCTCGGAGTGAAACCTTTGACACCGGTTGAAAGTAAGAGGTTCTTCTCGTTAATGGGGGAAAAAGTAGCGAGTTTTAGATATAACGATATACTTAGGTTCTTACGTTCACGAAACGTCAGGTTAAATTATATGCTGGGTGAGTTTCAGCCAGAGCCCGACAACATAGTTACAATTCTAGCTTTCATGAGCGTTCTAATAAAAGAGGAAATTACAATTTTGCAGAAAGGTGGTGATATATATAAAAATAGGGCAGACCAGAGGAACTTCTTTACAACTCACATCTATAGCTGGATACCAGACTGGGCAAATGACGTGATCAATGATAAGAGGGCAAATATATATAGAGTGGTCTGTGAGGAACTGAGGAAGTGGTTGGAGGTCGAAAGGGAGTATTTAATAGGGGAAGGGAATTGA
- a CDS encoding 4Fe-4S binding protein, translating to MRIGLIVTKTAREKLGDQLLVELYKETNLPYIAEFGDYLIEDVKSNELQGLLIVSEKDEQDFISSVDEKLGISPLAVEVLPLSWFLGKSPKYSKVLLKAYIKKLSKQDFVYRLQPVKATTVTRRSLIRFRLYEYKSYPILFDALTFEREINILIQSCPKGLIAKSVEGVTITSPQECSGCGYCTAKGFLGYLEMPNFTTEQFISFINEIVKEYNSAEKPQGVVFTSEKNLDLGEGEDLFPLLIPSVASIHESFVLATYASGLIPVILYDPKDDMVRKRVEEIPNVFPGTNLSVVKVKTGEKIPALETKLPRSQIPEGVSLNRYRRRSLYLWALEEMAKKVNIDAEAEIPGVYYVEVDPEKCVLCGVCVRACQMLVPDMKTQNDLTSLEYNIPYCIGSQRCVKNCPENAIKVERIAKFKELQKVRVNQAKVTKCRYCGKPIGTVKIKGKVDTLLVQFGFLGAAQYTDVCNECKQKELTKMWIENYLKSRDKVS from the coding sequence TTGAGAATAGGCTTAATCGTAACGAAGACAGCGAGAGAGAAATTAGGTGACCAGCTCTTAGTAGAACTCTATAAGGAGACTAACCTACCTTATATTGCTGAGTTCGGGGACTACTTGATCGAAGATGTGAAAAGTAATGAACTACAAGGGTTGCTAATAGTATCCGAAAAGGACGAACAGGACTTCATATCTAGTGTAGACGAAAAATTAGGGATAAGCCCTTTAGCTGTTGAAGTGCTACCCCTTTCATGGTTCCTGGGGAAAAGCCCTAAATACTCTAAGGTATTGTTAAAAGCTTATATTAAGAAGCTCTCAAAACAAGACTTTGTTTATAGGCTCCAGCCCGTGAAGGCTACTACGGTGACCAGGAGGTCTTTAATAAGGTTCAGGTTATATGAGTACAAATCCTACCCAATCCTCTTTGACGCTTTAACCTTTGAAAGGGAGATTAATATTTTAATTCAGTCTTGTCCTAAAGGCCTCATCGCTAAATCTGTGGAAGGTGTTACCATAACTTCACCCCAGGAATGTTCTGGGTGCGGGTATTGCACAGCAAAGGGATTCCTAGGTTATCTAGAGATGCCTAATTTTACCACTGAGCAGTTCATATCTTTCATAAACGAAATTGTAAAGGAGTATAACTCGGCGGAGAAACCACAAGGCGTAGTCTTTACTTCTGAAAAGAACTTAGACCTAGGGGAGGGGGAAGACCTTTTCCCTCTCTTGATTCCCAGCGTAGCGTCTATTCATGAATCATTCGTATTGGCAACTTATGCATCAGGTTTAATCCCTGTTATCCTTTATGACCCCAAGGATGATATGGTCAGGAAAAGAGTCGAGGAGATCCCTAATGTTTTCCCGGGGACTAACCTGAGTGTTGTCAAGGTTAAAACGGGGGAGAAGATCCCGGCCCTAGAGACTAAACTCCCTAGGTCTCAAATCCCGGAGGGGGTCTCGTTAAACCGCTATAGGAGAAGGTCGCTCTATTTATGGGCGTTAGAAGAGATGGCTAAGAAAGTAAATATCGACGCAGAGGCAGAAATTCCCGGAGTGTATTATGTTGAGGTAGACCCTGAGAAATGCGTTTTATGTGGTGTCTGTGTAAGGGCATGTCAAATGCTTGTCCCTGATATGAAAACACAGAATGACCTTACGTCTCTTGAATACAATATCCCTTATTGTATAGGTTCGCAGAGGTGTGTTAAGAACTGCCCAGAAAACGCTATAAAAGTCGAGAGGATAGCTAAGTTTAAAGAACTCCAGAAAGTTAGAGTTAACCAAGCTAAGGTGACTAAATGTAGATATTGTGGAAAACCTATAGGTACAGTAAAGATAAAGGGAAAAGTAGACACTTTATTAGTCCAATTCGGTTTCCTTGGGGCTGCTCAATACACGGATGTGTGTAATGAGTGCAAACAAAAGGAGCTCACAAAGATGTGGATTGAAAATTATCTGAAAAGCAGAGATAAGGTGTCATAA
- a CDS encoding HAD family hydrolase has product MYVILFNVIDSLIKPEEKFASVVREIQCVINGYSLSRVYVSYSSILDTAYKEWRDKLIKSPLYEDSLFLEELSYRARIYIVTNLDKMSVKQLLVRNNLDVFVQDVISSEDVKRYKPSREFFEYVSKKVNSPIPSIMLISSNPYDVLVAKSLNMKAHWLNRKGEVFIFPSNLQPDSVIKSIKSIAESTAQHKVDSSMGDSALRCS; this is encoded by the coding sequence ATGTATGTTATTTTATTTAACGTAATCGATAGTCTGATAAAGCCTGAAGAGAAATTTGCATCAGTAGTGAGAGAAATACAGTGTGTAATAAACGGTTACTCTCTGAGTAGAGTCTACGTAAGTTATTCCTCTATTTTAGATACGGCGTACAAGGAGTGGAGGGATAAATTAATTAAGTCACCTTTATACGAAGACTCTTTGTTTTTAGAGGAACTAAGCTATAGAGCGAGGATATATATCGTCACAAATTTAGACAAAATGTCGGTAAAACAGTTACTGGTCAGGAATAACCTTGATGTATTTGTTCAAGATGTAATATCTTCAGAAGACGTAAAAAGATATAAGCCTTCCAGGGAGTTCTTCGAATATGTTAGTAAAAAAGTTAATTCACCTATCCCTTCTATTATGTTAATTTCTTCAAATCCCTATGATGTGCTAGTAGCTAAGTCTTTAAACATGAAAGCGCACTGGTTGAATAGAAAAGGTGAGGTTTTCATATTCCCTTCTAATTTACAGCCAGATAGTGTTATTAAAAGTATAAAAAGTATAGCGGAGAGTACAGCTCAGCATAAAGTAGACTCGTCAATGGGAGACTCTGCCCTGAGGTGTAGTTAA
- a CDS encoding 4Fe-4S dicluster domain-containing protein, whose protein sequence is MSSNQNPQITLNIREGGVEHSLPYHNKKNYAIITDLNKCFGCAGCQMSCKEWNTSGMFGPLPDLNPYGDLDVMFWLRVMYVEVGNYPQTKVYNIPINCFHCMDAPCVPVCPVGATFKREEDGIVLVDYTECIGTKYCIYACPYGNRFFDYVEGVTKKCTHCFDRIYDPTLPPEERIPACIHGCMVQARIWADRLDPTDPGNILFVDKGGFVLGPETGANPASGYLPWRSNYAADNDVELLSESEYYNVWTSNGVVILGAQGNNSTYTEQNQSSSSNSSS, encoded by the coding sequence ATGTCCTCAAACCAAAATCCCCAAATCACTCTAAATATAAGAGAAGGAGGAGTTGAACACAGCCTACCATATCATAATAAAAAGAATTATGCGATAATAACAGATCTAAATAAGTGCTTCGGCTGTGCAGGGTGTCAGATGTCTTGTAAGGAATGGAACACCTCAGGTATGTTTGGGCCTCTCCCAGACCTCAACCCCTATGGAGACCTAGATGTCATGTTTTGGCTCAGGGTAATGTACGTAGAAGTAGGTAACTACCCGCAGACAAAGGTATACAACATCCCGATCAACTGTTTCCACTGCATGGACGCACCATGTGTCCCGGTATGCCCAGTAGGGGCTACCTTTAAGAGAGAAGAAGACGGTATTGTGCTAGTGGATTACACTGAATGTATAGGGACTAAATATTGCATCTATGCTTGTCCTTATGGTAATAGATTCTTCGACTATGTTGAAGGTGTGACCAAGAAATGTACGCACTGTTTTGACAGAATATACGACCCGACATTACCTCCCGAAGAGAGGATCCCGGCGTGTATCCACGGGTGTATGGTTCAGGCTAGGATTTGGGCAGATAGGCTAGACCCGACAGACCCGGGTAATATACTGTTCGTAGACAAGGGCGGTTTTGTCCTAGGCCCTGAAACCGGAGCCAACCCGGCAAGCGGTTATCTACCCTGGCGTAGTAACTACGCTGCAGACAATGACGTAGAGTTGTTAAGTGAATCTGAATATTATAATGTCTGGACATCAAACGGTGTAGTCATTTTAGGTGCTCAAGGAAATAACTCGACGTATACGGAACAAAACCAGTCCTCATCTTCTAATTCCTCAAGTTAA